The genomic interval CAATATTGTCACTGCGATCTGTATCACTGTCAATGTCGCTGTGATCAAAGCCTTCAAAGGCGACCTCACTTTCTGAGCTGTGCTCGCTTTCAGAGCATAAGAGCGCATTCCCCTTCTCCGCTGAGTACATTTCATGCCGCATTTTAGTGAGggttttttttggtatttttttctataacagtttttatatttttggtattttttttttaacttaacaaAAAACTGAACGCTAAAGCGGAACTTAATTAGACCGAAATTGATCTAAATAATAACTTGAATATAATTAGATAATATGACCATATTTAAAACAATTATATCTAAATTTCCTACCTGCCTCAGTAAAAACGAAGGTGGACGGGACAATATAATGTACTAATTACACTGAATGTGAGAAtatgatacaatatatatatatatacacatgtatactgtgaaggaaataagtatttgatccctttctgattttgtaagtttgcccactgtcaaagacatgaacagtctagaatttttaggctaggttaattttaccagtgagagatagattatataaaaaaaaactgaaaatcacattgtcaaaattatatatatttatttgcattgtgcacagagaaataagtatttgatccctttggcaaacaagacttaatacttggtggcaaaccccttgttggcaagcacagcagtcagacattttttgtagttgatgatgaggtttgcacacatgttagatggaattttggcccactcctctttgcagatcatttgtaaatcattaagatttcgaggctgtcgcttggcaactcggatcttcagctccctccataagttttcgatgggattaaggtctggagactggctaggccactccatgacattaatgtgcttctttttgagccactcctttgttgccttggctgtatgtttggggtcattgtcgtgctggaagacccagccacgagccatttttaatgtcctggtggagggaaggaggttgtcactcaggatttgacggtacatggctccatccattctcccattgatgtggtgaagtagtcctgtgcccttagcagagaaacacccccaaaacataatgtttccacctccatgcttgacagtggggacggtgttctttgggtcataggcagcatttctcttcctccaaacacggcgagttgagttaatgccaaagagctcaattttagtctcatctgaccacagcaccttcttccaatcactctcagaatcatccagatgttcatttgcaaacttcagacggacctgtacatgtaccttctagagcagggggaccttgcgggcactgcaggattttaatccattacggcgtaatgtgttaccaatggttttcttggtgactgtggtcccagctgccttgagatcattatcaagttccccccgtgtagttttcggctgagctctcaccttcctcaggatcaaggataccccacgaggtgagattttgcatggagccccagatcgatgtcgattgacagtcattttgtatgtcttccattttcttactattgcaccaacagttgtctccttctcacccagcgtcttacttatggttttgtagcccattccagccttgtgcaggtctatgatcttgtccctgacatccttagaaagctctttggtcttgcccatgttgtagaggttagagtcagactgattaattgagtctgtggacaggagtcttttatacaggtgaccatttaagacagctggctttaatgcaggcaccaagttgatttggagcgtgtaactggtctggaggaggctgaactcttaatggttggtagtggatcaaatacttatttctctgtgcacaatgcaaataaatatatatcattttgactatgtgatttttttaaatttttttatataatctatctctcactggtaaaagtaacctagcctaaaaattctagactgttcatgtctttgacagtgggcaaacttacaaaatcagcaagggatcaaatacttatttcctttactgtatatatatatatatatatatatatatatatacacacacacacaaagctatgtacatatatgtgtgtgtgtgtctgtgtgtgtgcgtgtgtgcgtgtgtgcgtgtgtgtgtgatggTGCTTGccacaatgtaatttttttttcacagtaatAAAGCTGCTGTAacagtcaggctgggttcacacgacctattttcaggcgtaaacgaggtgtattatgcctcaatctacgcctgaaaatatggctacaatacgtcgacaaacatctgcgcatccatttgaatgggtttgccgatgtactgtgccgacgacctgtcatttactcgtcgtcgtttgacaggtgtcaaacgacgacgcgtaaaatgactgcctcatcaaagaagtgcaggacacttctttgaaacgtaatatgagctgttcttcattgaagtcaatgaagaacagctcaagattacgggcgtcaatgacgcctcgcaaaatgcgaggagcttttacgtctgaaacgacgcagctgttttctcctgaaaacagtctgtcttttcagacgtaaaagccacttatcgtgtgcacataccctcagtctcCTTCCCTCTCCTCAGATAATATCGCTGTGACAAGAGAGTGTAGGGGGCTGAAAGTTCAGCAGCTGGTTAGAAGTTTGTTCACAAACAAACTTCTCTGTGCTCATCATGATTGCATAAATCATGATGATCACATTGCTGCAAAGTGAACCGATTGTTTCAGTTATCACTGGGGATGTGCGGCAGCATGAGGGGGGTGAGAGGAGAGCTGGCCGCGGGAAATCGCGCCTCTCCATACTTTACTCTGTGATCATCATGATTGGTTAAATCATGATGATCTCATAGCTGATAATGGAACACATTGGTTTCATTATCATAGCAGAGGTCCTGAGGATGCCGGCAGCACAGGGGAGCTGTTCCTGGGAGCGTGCACGGAGGCATGCTTCAGGAACAGAAGAGTGACTTTAATTAACGTGGCTGCAGCATAAGGCATATGCTGCAGCTACGTTAAAAGGCAGAACAGCGGTTAATAGAGGCAATGGATATCCGGCTTAACAGCATACCTTAAATATACATTAGTGTGGATTTAAGGACCAAAACCACCCGtcatgctttattattattattattattattgctattattattattatacatttttctattattattattattattattattaatattattattattattattattattattattatataaggtATGTTACTGTATGTCCGGAACATTAATTTGGACTGGTCAAGCTCttatatattaaaagaaaaataaacgtAATTGTTCTTTTTGGTAATTGTAGCATAACTACTATTTGTTTTACTTGTAGGAAAATAATCTGACGTTGGTCACTGAGCTTTTCCTCTTAGGATTCCAAGTCAGCCATGGTATAAGAATTTCACTGTTCTGTCTTTTCTTTATGGTATATTGTTGGACAATATTTGGAAATCTCCTGATCATCACCCTGGTGTCCATCAGCAAGAACCTCCACACTCCAATGTATTTCTTCATCTCACAACTGTCCATCAGTGACATCTTTGTAACCACAGACATTGTCCCTTACATGCTCCATATTCTACTGAGTAATGGGGGGACCATTACTTTTATTAACTGTATCACTCAGTTCTATTTTTTATGCGCCTTGGAAGTATTTGAATGTCTTCTTCTCACAGTGATGTCTtatgacagatatgtggccatctgTAATCCCCTCCGTTATACTTCTATCATGACCAGTGGACATTGTGTGATATTGACCGTCATCTGCTGGTTGCTTGGATTTTCCTTTAGTTTGATTTTCATCACTACAACAACAAGGCTAATTTTTTGTGGACCACATATCATTGACCATTTCCTCTGTGACATTGTCCCCTTACTAGAAATCGCCTGTTCTGATACCTTCATTGTTCACTTGGAGATTTATGTAGTATGCATTCCAGTTATCTTTATTCCGACCACAATCATTGTAATATCTTATACTTATATCATTCTAGCAATCTTAAGGATTCCGTCCAGCATTGGTAGacagaaagccttctccacctgtagctcccacctcactGTGGTCTCCATATTTTTCTGGACTATATGCAGTGTATATGTTGTCCCAACTAAAGGACAAACAGTCACCATGAGTAAGATCCTTTCCCTGCTCTACACTGTGATTACTCCTTTAGTCAACCCCATTATATACAGTCTGAGAAATAAAGACATCTTGAAAGCTGTGCAGGAAACACATCATAAGCGTTTGATCTGGTGAATTGTGAATTATAGTATATACATCCCTGAAGTTACTTCAGGAATCAGCTTAGTTATAGTCATCTTCTACTATATCTTATAAGGCTCCAATATAAATTATATAGGTCTAAGACATGAGTAGTACAGGAATGATTTATACCCTAATGAACAGAATTAAAAATTAAAGAAGGTGTTTGTATATATTAATTGTGTTATATGTTCATAGAGTGTCATATATATTCAAAATCCGTGCAAACCGATcggccataacattaaaatcacctgcctaatattgtgtagatcgcactgagacccccaccaatcgctcaaacaaagctgcagaagcgctcgtgtgagcacttagCCACAtcgtgtctgttcgactttttccggaaagcaaTGTATCGGCTTTCTGAAAAAAtcggaacagaaacaaagcggctgagcgctcacacgagtgcttctgcagcttcgtttgagCAAttagtggggtctcagtgctcggacccctaccaatcaaaacttctgacatgtcactataacatgtcagaagtttgtcaaacgtttagttactgtcacgtagggtttgtggacccactgggccgtaccgccttggcggtatggcagctggccaacagggcgcaggtcagagtctatagttcatatagggtacctgtggcagctcggacagtagcaaggcaggcttggctggtactaggcagcaggtagatgtcaggcgtggagaagcaggacaggcgtggtatacagtacagcacagcactagatcaggatacaggttacaggatacaggaacagggaacactgggagcaggaaacactagcgggccatttgcaagacaaacttggaatacaacaacaattctcaggcgtgggaggatggggcagggaccttcttatagcccagagtGCTCTggcagcaatcagctcaatctccaacatgcgagcgctctggcttcttaagtcttgactgagctcgtgagcgcaccctggtggtcactgtggagcaggaaggccgtatgtgcagacatctctggagagaagggcgtcgactggatggaaggagtttgtggtcagtgaccacagacgtttcaatatcccccctcttacgccccctcctcttgggaccataacgagagagaaacctcttaatgaggtatGGAGCATTGAGATTTTCCTCTGGctaccaagacctctcttctggaccaaaccccctccaattccccaaataaaaagtctttcctctcactctcttagtgtccaagatctccttaacctcgaaggtgtctgaagggccactgGATGCAACTGCAGGGCTACGAGTCTTCgtaaagcagttcagaaccattggtttcaggagagaactatggaaggagttggggatcttgagggtaggaggcagccgaagcttgtaggaggcaaggttgatctgctgcaggatctcgaagggaccgaggaacctgtgagcaaatttgtacgacggcaccctcagtcgagtaTTTTGTGGATAGCATTGTGGACAAAACTGTTGAGCATACAAATCTCTGTGCTCAATaatttattgctgtcaaccccggtagtttttatgccaggccatacaggtgcggtgatcccttccacccaggtctctgaATGccacataggcccaaccagcgtaggagaggtttattcagaccgggccaaccgatggagcttCCCACCCATTTGTAAATctctgtatttttatttattttttagtttttttgagtCAACTTTAGATTCCCAGCCTCGAACGAGCGGTCTAGGGTTTAGGTGACGAAAAAATTCAGAGTGCGCTAGAGTGTGTTTTAGAGTCTATTTTACATTTTGGGACCGAAAGTTTTGTATGGACGGACTCGGTCCGTTATTGAATTTCGCAATCACCACCGGTGGTGAAAAGTCAAAAATGAAATCTTCAGGGAAGCGCCCGGCGTCGTTTCTGACTCCGGAAGTTTACCACTATAGGTCTAAGCAAGAAATATGTACAGTTTCGTGGCGGTGGCATGCACGGTTTACGCCCAGCAAAAACGTTCGAAGCGCATATTCGAAAATGTTCACAGAGTCGAAAACTAAACCGTGAGCTGATTGACCCGAGCTAggtgtccattcgttcgccttgcaaagccgaacaatacgacacctgactcggtcatcttttctaaaaggggactcctcttttgccccataaacatggcggaattacAAGGGTACAGcagggtggtgaagtatagaagctgacgtgaaggccttttttaaggtttcaaatccGATTTccggctctggagtccataccttggcattcatacccttcttagtgagggtggagatgggggctgtcagtgaagagaagttgggaatgaacagtctgtagaagttggcgaatcccaggaagcgttgtatggcccttaagccttggggacgtggccactccaggacagccttgaccttttcagggtccatcttgagaccttgatcagagatgatatagccctggaagggtagagacttctcttggaacacgcacttctccaacttggtgtaaatatgattctcccttaatctaagcaacacctggcggacatggccctgatgagtcacaagatctggggaaaaaatcaagatatcatcgagatacaccacaacacagacatagaggagatcacgaaaaatataATTcacaattcttgaaatactgtgggagcgttacacaaGCCGAAGGGCATGTGT from Rhinoderma darwinii isolate aRhiDar2 chromosome 3, aRhiDar2.hap1, whole genome shotgun sequence carries:
- the LOC142750756 gene encoding olfactory receptor 2A12-like; translated protein: MVGEIQQQRQPNISKDIEKTFFENETMHGLYLPGYHYRERKAHIENNLTLVTELFLLGFQVSHGIRISLFCLFFMVYCWTIFGNLLIITLVSISKNLHTPMYFFISQLSISDIFVTTDIVPYMLHILLSNGGTITFINCITQFYFLCALEVFECLLLTVMSYDRYVAICNPLRYTSIMTSGHCVILTVICWLLGFSFSLIFITTTTRLIFCGPHIIDHFLCDIVPLLEIACSDTFIVHLEIYVVCIPVIFIPTTIIVISYTYIILAILRIPSSIGRQKAFSTCSSHLTVVSIFFWTICSVYVVPTKGQTVTMSKILSLLYTVITPLVNPIIYSLRNKDILKAVQETHHKRLIW